A part of Candidatus Electrothrix aestuarii genomic DNA contains:
- a CDS encoding bile acid:sodium symporter, whose translation MRQYFLPLGLILAAIFALMFPQAGVYLTGRGGIKLTILIIFLVSGYQTVTAGIPLNRGLLKIFLSAAIISLIVTPLLGLAISTLLALPSFLVIGLLIICAVPPTLSSGIVITGVSGGNAVLALLLTVSLNLTGILTLPPMLHLCLKAGGPVTINQWDLFIKMLLLVLLPFIIGKLLRTVLNKQKVSANWSYVNSSCVILAVYISLSVSRQEFFRTGLGEYLAVLSSVSIIHFLLLGLNILAAKILQLNSEDAKALLFVASQKTLPVSLAVLAGLHQDTGNAVIVCLLFHFVQLFVDSILASRLRSSAQCIHR comes from the coding sequence ATGCGACAATATTTTCTCCCTCTGGGCCTGATATTAGCGGCCATTTTCGCCCTGATGTTCCCACAAGCAGGCGTTTATCTTACCGGACGTGGCGGCATCAAGCTCACTATTCTGATCATCTTTTTGGTGAGTGGTTATCAAACCGTAACTGCAGGAATACCTCTGAATAGAGGCCTGTTAAAAATCTTCCTGAGCGCGGCAATCATATCGCTCATTGTGACCCCCTTACTCGGCTTGGCGATCAGCACCCTGCTCGCCCTTCCTTCTTTTTTGGTGATAGGCCTGCTTATTATCTGTGCTGTGCCGCCAACTTTGTCCTCTGGAATCGTCATTACCGGTGTGAGTGGTGGCAATGCTGTTCTGGCTCTGCTGCTCACAGTCAGTCTTAACCTGACAGGAATCCTGACTCTACCTCCAATGCTCCATCTCTGTCTTAAGGCTGGCGGACCTGTCACGATTAATCAATGGGATCTATTCATCAAAATGCTCCTTCTGGTTTTACTGCCCTTTATCATTGGTAAACTCCTCAGGACGGTATTGAACAAACAAAAGGTTTCTGCAAACTGGAGCTATGTTAATTCCAGCTGCGTTATCCTGGCTGTCTACATTTCTTTGTCTGTTTCCAGGCAGGAATTTTTTCGTACAGGGCTTGGGGAATACCTGGCCGTGCTTTCCTCGGTTTCTATAATTCACTTTCTCTTACTTGGCCTGAACATCTTGGCAGCAAAAATACTTCAGCTGAATTCTGAAGACGCCAAGGCCCTACTTTTTGTTGCTTCTCAAAAAACCCTGCCTGTCAGCCTGGCCGTGCTTGCAGGATTGCACCAAGACACGGGAAACGCGGTAATTGTCTGCCTTCTTTTTCATTTTGTCCAACTGTTTGTCGATTCCATTCTGGCATCCCGCCTTCGCTCCAGTGCCCAATGCATTCATCGTTAA
- the nrfD gene encoding NrfD/PsrC family molybdoenzyme membrane anchor subunit yields MELSITGTNAITYPVMHVWDWRVAIYLFLGGLSGGLMTMSAINYLRPGRKGPMQSVCCWQIPVMAPILLSIGLFFLWLDLERKLHGYLFYMTFKPLSPMSWGAWIVLVIYPLMILYALAALPDEVKARIKNGFVKNVADAVAPHLSKLAKLNVVFGVLLSIYTGILLSTFVARPLWNSAILPLLFLASGMSTGAAVMIIIAKNKEVKLFFTKLDIWLIFFELLVLALMFYGHYTADAAHRAAIMPFFNSSHDTFPYFLSIITIGILLPLAIVLKFLEVTGKHTEEVSGFGLFLMNTSAIFVLIGGAIIRFALVYAGQLSGYGYNMM; encoded by the coding sequence ATGGAACTGAGTATCACCGGCACCAATGCCATTACTTACCCGGTCATGCATGTCTGGGACTGGCGGGTTGCCATTTATCTCTTTCTCGGTGGTCTTTCCGGCGGGTTAATGACGATGAGTGCGATCAACTACCTGCGCCCAGGAAGAAAAGGTCCTATGCAGAGCGTCTGCTGCTGGCAAATTCCTGTAATGGCACCGATTCTGCTTTCAATCGGCCTGTTTTTTCTTTGGCTGGATCTGGAGCGGAAGTTGCACGGCTATCTGTTTTATATGACCTTTAAGCCCCTTTCTCCCATGAGCTGGGGGGCGTGGATTGTCCTGGTCATCTATCCGTTAATGATTCTCTACGCTTTAGCAGCCCTGCCGGACGAGGTTAAAGCACGAATCAAGAACGGCTTTGTGAAAAACGTAGCAGATGCTGTGGCTCCGCATCTGTCCAAGCTGGCAAAGCTCAACGTGGTTTTTGGTGTTCTGTTGTCTATTTACACCGGTATCCTGTTGAGCACCTTTGTTGCCCGTCCTCTTTGGAATTCTGCCATCCTGCCGCTTCTGTTTCTGGCCAGTGGTATGAGTACCGGAGCTGCGGTTATGATAATTATCGCCAAAAACAAAGAGGTAAAACTTTTCTTTACCAAGTTGGACATTTGGTTGATATTTTTCGAGCTTCTGGTTCTTGCTCTGATGTTCTATGGGCATTACACAGCAGATGCAGCGCATCGAGCGGCAATTATGCCTTTCTTCAACAGCTCACACGATACCTTTCCGTATTTTCTGAGCATTATCACCATCGGTATTCTTTTGCCCTTGGCAATCGTCCTGAAGTTCCTTGAGGTAACAGGAAAGCATACTGAAGAGGTCTCTGGTTTCGGACTTTTCCTGATGAACACCAGTGCTATTTTTGTTCTGATTGGTGGGGCGATTATTCGTTTTGCTTTGGTTTATGCAGGACAGCTTTCAGGCTATGGCTATAATATGATGTAG
- a CDS encoding addiction module antidote protein — MSRKRKVADLPDFDSAKFLQNDEDIAAYLTIVIGENDPSLLAAALGDIARAKGMTEIAKSTGITREALYKALRPNAKPRFDTINRVCAALGVRLVAEPARPQGAS; from the coding sequence ATGAGCAGAAAAAGAAAGGTTGCTGATCTACCTGATTTTGATTCGGCAAAATTCCTGCAAAATGATGAAGATATTGCCGCTTACCTCACAATCGTGATCGGGGAAAACGACCCTTCCCTTCTGGCCGCTGCTTTGGGGGATATCGCACGAGCCAAAGGAATGACGGAAATAGCTAAATCCACCGGAATAACCCGTGAAGCCTTGTATAAAGCGCTTAGACCGAATGCCAAACCCCGATTTGACACAATCAACCGAGTATGCGCAGCCCTCGGGGTTCGCTTGGTCGCCGAACCTGCTCGCCCTCAGGGAGCGTCCTAA
- a CDS encoding trypsin-like peptidase domain-containing protein codes for MRSFRSPFRGGNSLPLFLLVLAVLYLLFHTFNPGVTRHDRLDHTAESRPVTARGDLAEDEKNTIAVFRETSPSVVYITTIELQRNLFTLNVYEIPKGTGSGFIWDNQGRIVTNYHVIADAGRIEVTLADHTTWKATLVGTAPDRDLAVLQIAAPAEKLRPIMVGESENLIVGQKVFAIGNPFGLDQTLTTGVVSALGREMRSMTNRTIHNVIQTDAAINPGNSGGPLLDSAGRLIGVNTMIYTPSGGRSGMGFNVGIGFAVPVHEVNRVVPQIIRHGKMVRPGLGISIAPENVIRDLNLDGILILNVVSGSSAEKAGLRGTKQVWGGLILGDIILGVNGVRITDYNQLRDEVEKYNVGDSVTLTLLRDNRQVDIDVVLEAM; via the coding sequence ATGCGCTCTTTTCGATCTCCCTTCCGGGGCGGTAATTCCCTGCCCCTGTTCCTGCTCGTCCTTGCCGTTCTCTATCTCCTCTTCCATACCTTTAACCCAGGAGTCACTCGGCATGACCGACTTGACCATACTGCCGAGTCCAGACCGGTCACGGCCCGGGGGGATCTGGCCGAGGATGAAAAAAACACCATTGCCGTGTTCCGGGAGACCTCGCCCTCGGTGGTCTATATCACCACCATTGAGCTGCAACGTAATCTCTTCACTCTCAATGTCTACGAAATCCCCAAAGGCACCGGGTCCGGTTTTATCTGGGATAATCAGGGCCGAATAGTGACCAATTACCACGTCATTGCCGATGCCGGTCGCATTGAGGTGACCCTGGCAGATCATACAACCTGGAAGGCAACCCTGGTGGGCACGGCCCCGGATCGTGACTTGGCCGTGCTCCAAATCGCCGCTCCTGCTGAGAAACTGCGCCCCATCATGGTTGGCGAGTCGGAAAATCTCATCGTCGGGCAAAAGGTCTTTGCCATAGGCAATCCCTTTGGCCTGGATCAAACCCTAACCACCGGAGTGGTCAGTGCTCTGGGCCGGGAAATGCGCTCCATGACCAACCGTACTATCCATAACGTTATCCAGACTGACGCAGCTATTAATCCAGGCAACTCCGGCGGTCCCTTACTGGACAGCGCCGGTCGCCTCATCGGGGTGAACACCATGATCTATACGCCATCTGGAGGAAGATCTGGAATGGGTTTTAACGTAGGCATAGGCTTTGCTGTCCCGGTCCATGAGGTCAACCGGGTGGTGCCCCAGATTATCCGCCACGGCAAGATGGTCCGCCCCGGCCTGGGCATCAGTATTGCCCCGGAAAATGTGATTCGTGACCTGAATCTCGACGGCATCCTGATCCTGAACGTGGTTTCCGGTTCCTCAGCGGAAAAGGCGGGCCTGCGCGGGACCAAGCAGGTCTGGGGTGGGTTGATCCTGGGGGATATCATCCTCGGGGTAAATGGCGTGCGGATTACCGACTATAACCAACTTCGGGATGAGGTCGAAAAGTACAACGTCGGCGACTCGGTAACCCTGACCCTGCTACGGGACAACCGTCAGGTAGATATCGATGTGGTGCTGGAGGCGATGTAA
- a CDS encoding ester cyclase yields MHKNKEIVRRYFLEVMNLGRLDALDELLSPDFVFTAPSLPEPCRGPDNLKELVKILHQKVAHFYIHVCEMMADSDTVVTHWRSGGTHTDGSLAYTDRGDITPIVSNFEIHGVTWHKIKDGKIVESTADEDTASLMTQLGVLPYKQPASSSSREANQVLVRRYFNEVLNQGNLDVIDEIIDRHFHFIVQDRPEPFRGREGLKGFVRNIRKAFPDITFAIAGETLEGDKVAIRRKVKGTHKGELFGTAPTNQLVETLGIDIFTLYQGKILTLQATGNDFGLTLQSDFMAEMLAS; encoded by the coding sequence ATGCATAAAAATAAAGAAATAGTCCGTCGTTATTTTTTAGAGGTCATGAACCTTGGCCGACTGGATGCCCTTGACGAACTCTTGTCGCCTGATTTTGTTTTTACGGCCCCCTCCCTGCCAGAGCCCTGTAGGGGACCGGATAATCTCAAGGAGCTGGTCAAAATACTGCACCAAAAGGTTGCTCATTTTTATATTCATGTCTGTGAGATGATGGCTGATAGCGATACAGTGGTCACCCACTGGCGAAGTGGTGGCACCCACACAGACGGTTCCTTAGCCTATACAGATCGGGGAGATATCACCCCGATTGTCAGTAACTTTGAAATTCATGGCGTAACCTGGCATAAAATAAAGGACGGCAAAATAGTAGAATCCACAGCTGATGAGGATACGGCCAGCCTCATGACCCAGCTGGGTGTGTTGCCGTACAAGCAACCAGCGTCCTCATCAAGCCGGGAAGCGAATCAGGTCCTTGTCCGCCGCTACTTCAACGAAGTGCTGAACCAGGGCAACCTGGATGTTATCGACGAGATCATTGACCGCCATTTTCATTTTATCGTGCAGGACAGACCCGAGCCCTTTCGTGGAAGGGAGGGTTTGAAGGGGTTTGTCCGGAATATCCGCAAAGCCTTTCCCGATATCACCTTTGCCATTGCCGGAGAAACCCTTGAAGGGGATAAGGTGGCCATACGCCGTAAGGTCAAAGGAACCCATAAAGGAGAACTCTTCGGCACAGCGCCCACAAATCAGCTGGTTGAAACCCTGGGCATAGACATCTTCACCCTCTATCAGGGCAAAATCCTCACCCTTCAGGCCACGGGCAATGATTTTGGTTTAACTCTGCAATCGGATTTTATGGCAGAAATGCTTGCTTCGTAG
- a CDS encoding 4Fe-4S dicluster domain-containing protein: protein MPRYAMVIDQSRCIGCMACVVACKRENDVPPENYRTRVLEIVQGTYPTLTTEMRSELCNHCDNAPCVSICPTGASHHEEDGTVQIDRKKCVGCKACITSCPYNVRYINEEHGYADKCSFCQHRLREGKKPACVATCVGGSRIFGDLDDPESEVSKILRRVGHRVLKKEVGTGPNIYYINQYPKRA from the coding sequence ATGCCCAGATACGCCATGGTCATAGACCAGTCAAGATGCATCGGCTGCATGGCATGTGTAGTGGCATGCAAGCGCGAGAACGATGTGCCGCCGGAAAATTACCGCACCCGGGTTCTTGAGATAGTGCAGGGAACCTATCCTACGCTGACAACAGAGATGCGTTCCGAGCTCTGTAATCATTGTGATAATGCACCCTGTGTAAGCATCTGTCCTACAGGTGCTTCTCATCACGAGGAAGACGGCACGGTCCAGATTGATCGCAAGAAATGTGTTGGTTGTAAGGCCTGTATTACCTCTTGCCCTTATAATGTGCGCTACATTAATGAAGAGCACGGTTATGCCGATAAGTGCTCTTTCTGTCAGCATCGCCTGCGCGAAGGTAAGAAGCCAGCCTGTGTTGCTACCTGTGTCGGCGGTTCAAGGATCTTCGGCGACCTGGATGATCCTGAGAGTGAAGTATCAAAAATTCTGCGGAGAGTTGGTCATCGGGTGCTGAAGAAGGAAGTCGGAACCGGACCGAATATCTATTATATTAACCAGTATCCGAAAAGAGCTTAA
- a CDS encoding molybdopterin-dependent oxidoreductase: MAFSRRNFLKYAAMSAGGAVLADTPFISAEARAKAEGGNVKYVPTSCEMCFWKCGAVAKVVDGKVVKLEGNPFHPQSRGKLCARGQAGIGQLYDEDRLKHPMILDGPRGEGKYRKASWDEALTLVAEKMKAIAEKHGPEAIAMMSHGSPGDYFTNVLKAMGSRNIAFPSFAQCKGIRDVAWELTFGHKPGSSCERVDMENSRVIVLLGTHLGENMHNSQNQEFAEAVSRGAKIICVDPRYSTAASKSAFWLPIKPGTDTALLLAWINIVISEELYDKEYVEKYTVGFDEVKEAVAEYTPEWAAQETELPMRQIVEAVRELCRYAPNVVVHPGRHYSWYGNDTQRARAVAILNALLGTWGRKGGMWLPPKAKFASFNDGNPAYPEASKPPVIKGNFPFAGGEGVTQALRDTTINGKPYPIKAWLVAGTNLMKSLPDQRLTREAIDSLDFFVAIDLFPTETVMLADVILPECTYLERHDGLFKIKTREAGVAIRQPAVEPMYETKPAWWIGSELCKKLGLKEYAVKGDGMDAWEDRMRRQAEAWGVDFEQLSKHTGYVTIPDSEKPYITEDNQPVFGTFSEKIELYSEELEGEGFDPVPQYEPVEQPPKNMFRLIYGRSPVHTFSRTINTQWLWELHKENEVWLNKKEAERLGIKNGQYVVLENQDGIRCNRIKVKATERIRQDCVYMVHGFGHNAPRLSRANKSGADDQQLISKYIEDPITGGTGMRVNFVKIIKEA; the protein is encoded by the coding sequence ATGGCTTTTTCGAGGAGAAACTTTCTCAAGTATGCCGCCATGTCTGCCGGAGGCGCTGTGCTTGCCGACACCCCTTTCATTTCTGCCGAGGCCAGAGCAAAGGCTGAGGGAGGAAATGTAAAGTATGTGCCGACCAGCTGTGAGATGTGCTTCTGGAAATGCGGCGCCGTTGCTAAAGTAGTTGACGGAAAAGTAGTAAAACTTGAGGGTAATCCATTCCATCCCCAGAGCCGGGGAAAATTGTGTGCTCGTGGCCAGGCCGGTATTGGTCAGCTCTACGACGAGGACCGCCTGAAACACCCGATGATCCTTGATGGCCCTCGGGGTGAGGGAAAGTACAGAAAGGCAAGCTGGGATGAAGCCCTCACCTTGGTAGCGGAGAAGATGAAGGCCATCGCTGAAAAGCACGGCCCAGAGGCCATTGCTATGATGTCTCATGGCTCTCCTGGTGATTATTTTACCAATGTGCTTAAGGCGATGGGCTCTCGTAATATTGCCTTCCCGTCTTTTGCTCAATGCAAGGGGATTCGTGATGTGGCATGGGAGTTGACCTTTGGTCATAAGCCCGGCAGCAGCTGTGAGCGTGTTGACATGGAAAACAGCCGGGTCATCGTTCTCTTGGGTACCCACCTGGGAGAGAATATGCATAATTCCCAGAATCAGGAGTTTGCCGAGGCCGTGAGCCGTGGCGCCAAGATCATTTGTGTTGATCCTCGCTACTCCACAGCAGCTTCCAAATCTGCCTTCTGGCTTCCGATTAAGCCAGGAACCGATACAGCTCTCTTACTGGCTTGGATCAATATCGTTATCAGCGAAGAGCTGTATGATAAAGAGTATGTAGAAAAATACACCGTAGGTTTTGACGAGGTCAAAGAAGCGGTAGCGGAGTATACTCCAGAATGGGCCGCTCAAGAGACCGAGCTCCCCATGCGTCAGATTGTTGAGGCTGTTCGTGAGCTTTGCCGCTACGCACCAAATGTTGTTGTCCATCCGGGTCGCCATTATTCCTGGTATGGCAACGACACGCAGCGCGCCCGTGCTGTCGCCATCCTTAACGCCCTGCTCGGTACTTGGGGACGTAAGGGTGGTATGTGGCTGCCTCCTAAAGCAAAGTTTGCCAGCTTTAATGATGGAAATCCTGCATATCCTGAAGCAAGCAAGCCTCCGGTTATCAAAGGCAACTTCCCCTTTGCCGGTGGAGAAGGTGTTACCCAGGCTCTGCGAGATACTACTATTAACGGTAAGCCCTATCCCATTAAGGCATGGCTTGTTGCAGGAACCAACCTGATGAAATCCTTGCCGGATCAGCGTCTGACTCGTGAGGCGATTGATAGCTTAGATTTCTTTGTTGCTATTGACCTGTTTCCCACCGAAACCGTTATGCTGGCCGATGTTATCCTGCCTGAATGTACCTATCTGGAAAGGCATGATGGCTTGTTTAAAATCAAGACCCGCGAGGCCGGTGTTGCTATCCGTCAGCCTGCTGTTGAGCCCATGTATGAAACCAAGCCTGCTTGGTGGATTGGGAGTGAGCTCTGCAAAAAATTAGGGCTTAAGGAATATGCGGTTAAAGGTGACGGTATGGATGCTTGGGAAGATCGTATGCGTCGTCAGGCTGAGGCTTGGGGCGTAGATTTTGAGCAATTATCCAAGCATACCGGATACGTTACCATCCCAGACAGTGAGAAGCCCTATATCACTGAAGACAACCAGCCTGTTTTCGGGACGTTCTCGGAAAAAATCGAGCTGTACAGTGAGGAGCTGGAAGGGGAAGGCTTTGATCCGGTACCACAATACGAGCCGGTTGAGCAGCCTCCGAAAAATATGTTTCGTCTGATCTACGGCCGCAGCCCGGTACACACCTTCAGTCGTACAATCAACACCCAATGGCTCTGGGAGCTTCATAAGGAAAACGAGGTCTGGCTGAACAAGAAAGAGGCCGAGCGCCTCGGCATCAAGAACGGTCAGTATGTTGTTCTGGAAAATCAAGACGGTATACGCTGCAATAGGATAAAGGTTAAGGCTACCGAACGAATTCGCCAGGATTGTGTGTATATGGTGCATGGCTTTGGCCATAATGCGCCGAGACTGAGCCGGGCAAACAAAAGCGGTGCCGATGATCAGCAGCTGATAAGCAAATATATCGAAGATCCGATTACCGGCGGTACCGGAATGCGGGTTAACTTTGTTAAGATAATCAAGGAGGCCTGA
- a CDS encoding type II toxin-antitoxin system RelE/ParE family toxin produces the protein MYTVKTLPEFDKWLNSLKDRMTKQRLSVRLRKATLGNLGDVKPVWDGVYEMREYFGPGWRMYYAKRGETLIMMLGGGDKGSQKTDIATAKQRNSMLED, from the coding sequence ATGTACACGGTTAAAACACTTCCCGAATTTGATAAATGGCTGAACAGCCTGAAAGACCGCATGACAAAACAGAGGTTGAGTGTTCGTCTGCGTAAAGCCACACTTGGTAATCTCGGTGATGTGAAGCCGGTCTGGGACGGTGTTTATGAAATGCGCGAGTATTTTGGGCCAGGCTGGCGTATGTACTATGCCAAACGAGGAGAAACGTTGATTATGATGCTTGGTGGCGGGGACAAAGGGTCACAAAAAACCGACATCGCCACAGCCAAGCAGCGCAACAGCATGCTGGAGGACTAA
- a CDS encoding YkgJ family cysteine cluster protein, translated as MTDTKGPDMEKDFTQGTDKNPSHIMPEKLTLDSPLQFECHPGVSCFTACCHNIQIVLTPYDILILRKRLNMAAHDFIVQYTEPAYLDKTDMPGVRIKLTEEKQACPFVTPEGCTVYEDRPSACRYYPVGMADFHEGGKEEESNQEEKFFFLVKEPHCKGFEEPKKWTIGEWRADQGVDLRDEMNKEWLRLVMRRKSFGHQANLSEAAQRMFFMASTDLDHFRRFILESSFLDTYEVDDETLEKLKTDDVALMLFSFQYLANTLFGAEGMNIKKEKIAQKVDEIKQRQDNSLREVEEEYLKLKAERQRLKEEEEARKKS; from the coding sequence ATGACTGACACAAAAGGCCCTGATATGGAAAAGGATTTTACACAAGGAACCGATAAAAATCCATCTCATATCATGCCTGAAAAACTAACCCTGGACTCCCCTTTACAGTTTGAGTGTCATCCAGGGGTCAGCTGTTTTACAGCCTGCTGCCATAATATACAAATTGTGCTTACGCCCTATGATATTCTGATTCTGCGGAAACGACTTAACATGGCGGCGCACGATTTCATAGTTCAGTATACAGAACCTGCCTATCTGGACAAGACCGACATGCCCGGTGTTCGGATAAAATTGACAGAGGAGAAGCAAGCCTGTCCCTTTGTTACACCGGAAGGGTGTACCGTATATGAAGATCGCCCCTCAGCCTGTCGCTACTACCCAGTAGGTATGGCTGATTTTCATGAAGGCGGTAAGGAGGAGGAGAGTAATCAGGAAGAAAAGTTCTTCTTTCTGGTTAAGGAACCGCACTGCAAGGGTTTTGAGGAACCGAAAAAGTGGACTATCGGTGAATGGCGGGCAGATCAGGGTGTTGATCTGCGCGACGAGATGAACAAGGAGTGGTTGCGTCTGGTTATGCGCCGGAAATCCTTTGGTCATCAGGCCAATCTTTCCGAGGCTGCCCAGCGGATGTTCTTCATGGCTTCCACTGATCTGGACCATTTCCGGCGTTTTATCCTGGAAAGTTCTTTCCTGGATACCTATGAAGTTGATGACGAGACCCTGGAAAAATTGAAAACAGATGATGTTGCCTTGATGCTCTTTTCATTCCAGTACCTTGCCAATACCCTGTTTGGTGCAGAGGGTATGAATATCAAGAAGGAGAAAATTGCGCAAAAGGTTGATGAGATCAAGCAGCGTCAGGATAATTCACTCCGTGAAGTGGAAGAAGAATACCTGAAGCTTAAGGCTGAGCGTCAACGGCTTAAGGAGGAAGAGGAAGCCCGCAAGAAGAGCTGA
- a CDS encoding cation:proton antiporter, producing MIYDATFGIAVLLGTGLAVAKLAQMLRLPSVTGFILAGLLLGESGLGLMTTDLLGHQLDHFTSIALMLIAFGIGEHVELRRLDGMRKNVAYIALLQALVGFTVVMLVTLYITWLTSGTGKITLHQVILSILLGAISVATAPATILHVIRELGARGPKTSTLLAVVAATDAIAIMVFGIAVSTAHNLAGTEGLSLSSLLFCLYEIGGSLLVGILTGLIIDKALDKLHNNGEMLTAGLALLLLCGELTRQLHLSSLLAGMIAGFVMINRAERDVRLFRIINGFEPPIYVLFFTLAGVHLDLSALKLAGWVGIAYFLARIIGKYCGSWLGAYLSGATKHVRNYLGLSLIPQAGVAIGFVFMVSTDPKLADWSSTITPVVLAGVVLAELCGPVLVRITMEKAGEINQDLARKQSNSFFTRLFTLKDSQGASPSLEPWSLGEIQPPASPVGVVVVGTWHFATARALTRVATILAHHFDALPLAVRAREKEEEKLSEEKLRDLFLPETDEASLLGYPIQTEVLYDKRATALIAATQKHNAKALVLGYPISRAPLKFQRVLDPVSSAVHCPIIAVRFVGTMTWERILIPFIQKEELKTLLPIIEAMITSCHPQLTFQQLLFADSTPDEIRSTEKKLESWANSTVYDADSIRCLAEASESPLESILREARYHDLIIMTASELKGMKRCILGSLANVVVENCKNPVFVVYPGKAQD from the coding sequence ATGATATACGACGCCACCTTCGGCATAGCCGTCCTCTTAGGCACCGGCCTTGCTGTTGCCAAGCTTGCCCAAATGCTGCGCCTCCCCTCGGTGACCGGTTTCATCCTGGCGGGCCTGCTCCTGGGGGAATCAGGTCTCGGCCTTATGACCACTGACCTGCTCGGTCACCAACTGGATCATTTCACCAGCATCGCCCTGATGCTCATCGCCTTTGGTATTGGTGAACACGTGGAGCTTCGGCGTCTTGACGGCATGAGAAAAAACGTCGCCTATATAGCCCTGCTCCAGGCCTTGGTCGGGTTCACCGTGGTCATGCTTGTCACCCTGTACATCACATGGTTGACCTCCGGTACCGGAAAAATAACCCTCCATCAGGTTATTCTCTCCATACTGTTAGGAGCCATCTCCGTTGCCACGGCCCCAGCCACCATTTTACATGTTATTCGCGAGCTGGGCGCCAGAGGTCCGAAGACCTCAACCCTCTTAGCCGTTGTGGCAGCAACCGATGCCATCGCCATTATGGTCTTTGGCATAGCGGTCTCCACGGCCCATAATCTCGCAGGTACGGAAGGGCTTTCCCTTTCCTCCCTGCTCTTCTGCCTCTATGAAATCGGCGGCTCCCTGCTTGTCGGCATACTCACCGGCCTCATCATTGACAAGGCGCTAGACAAGCTCCATAATAACGGAGAAATGCTCACCGCTGGCTTGGCCCTGCTCCTCCTCTGCGGCGAGCTCACCCGCCAGCTCCACCTCTCCTCTCTGCTGGCCGGGATGATAGCCGGTTTTGTCATGATTAACCGGGCTGAGCGGGATGTCCGTCTTTTTCGCATTATTAACGGATTTGAACCCCCTATCTATGTCCTTTTTTTCACCCTGGCCGGGGTTCACCTGGACCTCTCTGCCCTCAAACTGGCAGGCTGGGTGGGCATAGCCTATTTCCTCGCCCGCATTATCGGCAAATATTGCGGAAGCTGGCTCGGTGCCTACCTCTCCGGAGCAACAAAACATGTCCGTAACTACCTCGGCCTCTCACTTATTCCCCAGGCCGGTGTGGCTATCGGCTTTGTTTTCATGGTCAGCACAGACCCCAAGCTGGCGGACTGGTCCTCAACCATCACCCCTGTGGTGCTGGCCGGGGTGGTCCTTGCCGAGCTCTGTGGCCCTGTACTGGTCAGGATAACTATGGAAAAAGCCGGAGAAATCAATCAGGACCTCGCACGCAAACAGTCAAACTCATTCTTCACCCGTCTCTTTACCTTAAAGGACTCACAGGGAGCGAGTCCTTCTCTGGAGCCCTGGTCTCTCGGTGAGATACAGCCGCCAGCCTCACCCGTCGGGGTAGTTGTGGTAGGAACCTGGCATTTTGCCACCGCCAGAGCCCTAACCCGAGTCGCCACCATCCTGGCCCATCATTTTGATGCCCTGCCCTTAGCGGTGCGGGCACGAGAAAAAGAGGAAGAAAAACTCAGCGAGGAAAAGCTCAGAGACCTCTTCTTACCAGAGACCGACGAGGCATCGCTTCTGGGTTATCCTATACAAACAGAGGTTCTGTACGATAAACGGGCCACAGCTCTTATTGCTGCAACCCAAAAACATAATGCCAAAGCCCTGGTCCTGGGCTATCCTATCAGCAGGGCCCCGCTCAAATTTCAGCGTGTCCTTGATCCGGTTTCCTCTGCTGTCCACTGCCCGATTATTGCGGTTCGCTTTGTCGGAACAATGACCTGGGAACGAATCCTGATCCCCTTTATTCAAAAAGAAGAGCTGAAAACCTTGCTGCCCATTATTGAGGCCATGATAACCTCCTGCCACCCCCAACTGACCTTTCAGCAGCTCCTCTTTGCCGATAGCACCCCGGACGAGATCCGGAGCACGGAAAAAAAGCTGGAGAGTTGGGCCAATTCAACGGTCTATGATGCAGATTCCATCCGCTGCCTTGCTGAGGCCTCGGAATCCCCCCTGGAATCCATCCTCAGGGAAGCCCGCTATCATGACCTGATTATTATGACAGCCTCTGAACTCAAGGGGATGAAACGGTGCATCCTGGGGTCCCTGGCCAATGTGGTGGTCGAAAACTGCAAAAATCCGGTCTTTGTTGTCTATCCCGGGAAAGCACAAGATTGA